From Candidatus Mycalebacterium zealandia:
AAAGTCATTCCAATTCCACAGTTAAAAACCCCGAACATGTCATCGTCGCTCATATTCGCGGATTCCTTAATAAGTTCAAAAATCGCCGGAATTTCCCAGGAAGATTTTTCAAGAACCGCGACATACTTTTCCGGCAGAGAGCGTGGAATGTTTCCAAGTAGTCCTCCGCCTGTTATATGGGACAGGCAATGGATATCAAAACTCTCAAACGCCTTCAAGACCGGGCGGGTGTAGATTTTTGTCGGTTCAAGCAGTTCGTCCGCGAGCGTCCGCGAAAGCCCGCGAGGTTTGGATTTAAGAGAAAGTTTTCCCTTCTGAAGAAGAGCTTTTCTCACAAGAGAGTAGCCGTTTGAGTGAATTCCGCTTGAGGGAAGCGCGATTATTTCATCACCCGCAACTGCTTTGCTTTGTTTTCCGTAGCGGTCTTTATCAACAATTCCCACCGCGAATCCGGCAAGATCAAATTCATCTTTTTTGTAAAAACCGGGCATCTCCGCAGTCTCTCCGCCCAGCAAAGCGCATCCCGCATCCGTGCATCCGCGCGCGACCCCTTTGATGATCTCTGCCATTTTGTTGGCGTCAAGTCGCGCGGTCGCGATGTAGTCCAGAAAAAAAAGAGGCTTCGCCCCGCTGGTTAAAACGTCATTCACGCACATTGCCACAAGGTCAACGCCAATGGTGTCCGCCCTGCCCGTGGCAAAAGCTATTTTGAGTTTTGTTCCAACCCCGTCAGTGGCTCCGACAAGATACGACCTCTTGTCGGGAAGCAGGTAGGCGCCCGAAAAACCGCCGTACGATTTCGGAATATTTTTTCCTTGAGTCGCTTGAACAAACGGCTTTATAAGGCTGACAAATCTGTCTCCCTCTTTTGTGTTAACGCCGGAGCCGGAGTATGTCAGTTTTTTTTTTGCCATTGGCTTTTTCGCCGCGCTACCACGGCAGTTTATTCATAAGTGGAGCGATAACCGGGCCGAAAAACGCGACTGTTACGATAAGGAAGATGAAGCCCGCTATGAAAAGAACGACGTTTGCGACAATCAGTTTTGTTAAGTTGTCGAGGAATCTGTCCATTCTTCAGTGCCCTCCGTGGTGCGAATTCGGTCCGTCAAAGAAAGGATCTCCAAAAGGTATAATGGGGAACCTGTTTAGGAAAAACAAAACGGTACAGAGAAAACTTCCGGCAAAACCGAGAGTAATCAAGACCTCATACGCTGAAGTTTGCAATGATGCCGTAAGTGACGGCGTAATAAGCAGGAATTTATCCATCCACAGTCCGCACAGAAACACCGTTGATATAAACACCGCGATAGGTGTTACGATTTTATGTGTTCTCGGCATAAATGACACAAACGGAAATATGAAACAGCATGTAAGAACCGCCCACGCAAAAGTCCGGAAAGGTTCTTCGGCTATTCTTTTTATAACAAAACCCGTTTCTTCAGGCATATTCGCGTACCAGATGGGCAAAAGCTGCGAAAACATCAGGTAAGCCCAGAGAAGAGCGAATCCGTTAAGCATTTTCCCGATATCCCAGAAGTGGTAGTCACTCAAATAGTTTTTGAGATTCAGATAACGTGAAAGCGTCGCCGAGACAATTATCGTCATTGCCACCGCTGATATAAGCCCTCCAATGAAATAGTATGGCCCGAACAGCGTGCTGAACCAATGGGGGTCAAGCGACATCATGAAATCCCATGAGAACAGGCTAAACACAACCGCGTAAGAGCCTACTAGAAAAGGCGCAAGTTTTTTGACGCGGGCAAAATCGGTTTTTGCGGGGTCAATATCAAGAAGTAGTGAGCCGCGGACGTATCTGTATGTCAAAAACAGCATGAGCGTGAATCCCAGAAGATTTCTCAGAACGACAAAAGGCATGCTGAGCCATACATCTTTCGGGGTGTGGTAGTGGTGATCGGCATAGGGAAGGACATGCTCCGCACCAAGGAAAATTACAATCAGCAAAACCATTGAGACGGGAAGAAAAGAGCC
This genomic window contains:
- a CDS encoding phosphoribosylformylglycinamidine cyclo-ligase — its product is MAKKKLTYSGSGVNTKEGDRFVSLIKPFVQATQGKNIPKSYGGFSGAYLLPDKRSYLVGATDGVGTKLKIAFATGRADTIGVDLVAMCVNDVLTSGAKPLFFLDYIATARLDANKMAEIIKGVARGCTDAGCALLGGETAEMPGFYKKDEFDLAGFAVGIVDKDRYGKQSKAVAGDEIIALPSSGIHSNGYSLVRKALLQKGKLSLKSKPRGLSRTLADELLEPTKIYTRPVLKAFESFDIHCLSHITGGGLLGNIPRSLPEKYVAVLEKSSWEIPAIFELIKESANMSDDDMFGVFNCGIGMTLCVNPADSGALVKKLRQTGCEGAHIVGRVKKRTGKNKPAIVIA